One segment of Nocardia farcinica DNA contains the following:
- a CDS encoding class I SAM-dependent methyltransferase, translating to MDTAAAYDAVAELYTDMARDVLAANPFERSALAVFAELVGDGPVADLGCGPGRLTGYLADAGLDVFGIDLSPRMIEIARAEYPALRFEVGSLERVDLPADALAGLLAWYSLIHLPPERVPAVLDEFFRVLRPGGHALLGFQAVDGEADPVPYEHKVIRAFRWPPERLGAVARAAGFTVVARMLRAPLPDERGDQGYLLVKKEI from the coding sequence ATGGACACCGCCGCCGCCTACGACGCCGTCGCCGAGCTCTACACCGACATGGCCCGGGACGTGCTCGCCGCCAACCCCTTCGAGCGTTCCGCGCTGGCGGTCTTCGCGGAGTTGGTGGGCGACGGGCCGGTCGCCGATCTCGGCTGTGGGCCGGGTCGGCTCACCGGATACCTGGCCGACGCCGGGCTGGACGTCTTCGGTATCGACCTGTCCCCGCGCATGATCGAGATCGCGCGCGCGGAGTATCCGGCGTTGCGTTTCGAGGTCGGTTCGCTCGAGCGGGTCGATCTCCCCGCGGACGCGCTGGCCGGCCTGCTGGCCTGGTATTCGCTGATCCACCTGCCGCCGGAGCGGGTGCCCGCCGTGTTGGACGAGTTCTTCCGGGTACTCCGCCCGGGTGGGCACGCGCTGCTGGGGTTCCAGGCGGTGGACGGCGAGGCCGATCCGGTTCCGTACGAACACAAGGTGATTCGGGCGTTCCGGTGGCCGCCGGAGCGGCTGGGCGCGGTGGCTCGGGCGGCCGGTTTCACCGTGGTCGCCCGGATGTTGCGCGCGCCGCTGCCCGATGAGCGTGGCGATCAGGGGTATCTGCTGGTGAAGAAGGAGATCTGA
- a CDS encoding DUF459 domain-containing protein: MLDDVRVCFAGDSFVAGVGDPHALGWAGRLTATAIRAGVPLTAYNLGVRRETTPMIAARLIAECGPRLPADVAAGVVLSCGVNDGTRENGTVRVAVPTATAAMRELLAAVHARGWRALVVGPPPVDDDAHNERSAALEQSFATVCAAAGVSFLPVHHALRSNEVWMREVRAGDGAHPGAAGYTELAALVEPTWGAWLDGFADGAAAGRHVPR; encoded by the coding sequence ATGCTCGACGATGTCCGCGTCTGTTTCGCCGGCGACTCCTTCGTCGCGGGAGTCGGTGACCCGCACGCCCTCGGCTGGGCGGGGCGCCTCACCGCGACGGCCATCCGGGCGGGCGTGCCCCTCACCGCCTACAACCTGGGCGTGCGGCGCGAGACCACGCCGATGATCGCCGCCCGGCTGATCGCCGAATGCGGGCCACGACTGCCCGCGGACGTCGCCGCGGGAGTGGTGCTCAGCTGCGGCGTCAACGACGGCACCCGGGAGAACGGCACCGTCCGCGTCGCGGTGCCGACCGCGACGGCGGCGATGCGGGAGCTGCTCGCCGCGGTGCACGCGCGCGGCTGGCGGGCGCTCGTGGTCGGCCCACCCCCGGTCGACGACGACGCGCACAACGAGCGTTCCGCCGCGCTGGAACAGTCCTTCGCCACCGTCTGTGCCGCCGCCGGCGTCTCCTTCCTGCCCGTCCACCACGCGCTGCGGTCGAACGAGGTGTGGATGCGCGAGGTCCGCGCGGGCGACGGCGCACACCCCGGCGCCGCGGGGTACACCGAACTCGCCGCGCTCGTCGAGCCCACCTGGGGCGCCTGGCTGGACGGCTTCGCCGACGGCGCCGCGGCGGGCCGCCACGTGCCGAGGTGA
- a CDS encoding DUF5996 family protein — MTESAEPLPAIPLDSWLPTKETLHRFSQVVGKVALAKGIRRNHWWHMTFRLTARGWTTVPLGDARTGPVFTCAFDFFDHVLRIATDEGVQVEFDLPGKSVAAFYTDVLGALGDLGIDLVMRNPHPFDLPDADRPFEEDTEHADYDPDAVRLAFQVQSRVGRILEEFSATYSGKISPVQLFWHTFDLAVQRFSPRRVDMPASVDPVTREAYSREVISAGFWFGDEKVPEPTFYSYVAPEPDGLSDRPLRPAGARWVASGSGHSAYYAYDAARDTEDPVGAALEFFQTVYRQGSELAGWDAAALACWGGITDPVLEKRAGRWPEWPD; from the coding sequence ATGACCGAGTCAGCAGAACCGCTGCCCGCGATCCCTCTGGACTCCTGGCTCCCCACCAAGGAGACGCTGCACCGCTTCTCCCAGGTCGTCGGCAAGGTCGCCCTCGCCAAGGGCATCCGCCGCAATCACTGGTGGCACATGACCTTCCGGCTCACCGCCCGCGGCTGGACCACCGTCCCGCTCGGTGACGCCCGCACCGGGCCGGTGTTCACCTGCGCCTTCGACTTCTTCGACCATGTCCTGCGCATCGCCACCGACGAGGGCGTCCAGGTCGAATTCGATCTGCCCGGCAAATCGGTGGCGGCCTTCTACACCGACGTGCTCGGCGCCCTGGGCGACCTCGGCATCGACCTGGTGATGCGCAACCCGCACCCGTTCGACCTGCCCGACGCCGACCGCCCGTTCGAGGAGGACACCGAACACGCCGACTACGACCCGGACGCGGTGCGCCTGGCCTTCCAGGTGCAGAGCCGGGTCGGGCGCATCCTCGAGGAGTTCAGCGCCACCTACTCCGGCAAGATCAGCCCGGTCCAGCTGTTCTGGCACACCTTCGACCTGGCCGTGCAGCGGTTCTCGCCGCGGCGGGTGGACATGCCGGCCAGCGTCGACCCGGTCACCCGTGAGGCGTACTCGCGGGAGGTGATCAGCGCCGGCTTCTGGTTCGGCGACGAGAAGGTGCCCGAGCCCACCTTCTACTCCTATGTGGCACCCGAACCCGACGGGCTCAGCGACCGCCCGCTGCGGCCCGCGGGCGCCCGGTGGGTGGCATCCGGGTCCGGCCATTCCGCCTACTACGCCTACGACGCCGCCCGCGACACCGAGGACCCCGTCGGCGCCGCGCTGGAGTTCTTCCAGACCGTCTACCGGCAGGGCTCCGAGCTGGCCGGATGGGATGCCGCGGCGCTGGCCTGCTGGGGCGGCATCACCGATCCGGTGCTCGAGAAACGCGCGGGCCGTTGGCCGGAATGGCCGGACTGA
- a CDS encoding lysylphosphatidylglycerol synthase transmembrane domain-containing protein — MRVDGREIPVTGSLLQPLTRRTTDIVRVMLAALWLAVVIAASVITRPEWLALERSVSDIVGFLTPDQSNLVYLLYGVAILILPFAILIELVIGRQWKLLAGYAAAGLVAGLLLSITGTGLSAPQWHLQVPDRLDTFLSQFLDDPRWIAMLAAVLTVSSPWLPTRPRRWWWFLLLAFAPIHLVVSTVVPARAMFGLAVGWLVGALIVWVVGTPALEVPLEAAVRVLRREGHRVTGFTVRRPAGSGPLVLAAAVDGPERELTVELYGKNQRSHGALRMLWRWLTFRSSETAAMHGSMHRAVEHRALMAIAVGDLGLAGQRVVSVAALDRGWVLYAHTVAAGQPLDTALAEMLPTVWQALDALHTGRVAHGDLRPDDVRVDGDKVLFTGFGNAEFGATDTQLQTDIAQLLVTTTAIHGKEAAVAAAIATLGEQTVLTATRRLTKSAMPSGIRVALPEWGKRVSEAREEVRKQTGQDRIEADQITRFSRNQIIQLVLLIGLVYVAYPFISAVPTFFTQLRTANWWWALLGLAVSSLTYVGAAAALWACASGLVRMRDLVIMQIANTFAATTTPARVGGLALSVRFLQKGGLGAVRATAAVALQQAVQVITHVSLLVLFSIVAGTSADLSHFVPDPTIIYLAAGVGVGIIGTFMFVPKLRRWLNNSVRPQLQEVLGELGQLARDPKRFATIVGGCAAITLGMAGALWASVEAFGGGTTFVTVTIVTMIGGTLASAAPTPGGVGAVEAALIGGLAAFGLPADIAVPAVLLYRVLTCWLPVFCGWLTMRWMTAKDMI, encoded by the coding sequence ATGCGAGTCGACGGGCGGGAGATCCCGGTCACCGGGAGCCTGCTACAGCCGCTGACCCGGCGGACGACCGACATCGTCCGAGTCATGCTCGCGGCACTGTGGCTGGCGGTGGTGATCGCGGCCTCGGTGATCACCCGGCCGGAATGGCTGGCGCTGGAGCGCTCGGTCTCCGACATCGTCGGCTTCCTCACCCCCGATCAGTCCAACCTGGTCTACCTGCTCTACGGCGTGGCGATCCTGATCCTGCCGTTCGCGATCCTCATCGAGCTCGTCATCGGCAGGCAGTGGAAACTGCTGGCCGGCTACGCCGCCGCCGGTCTGGTGGCCGGGCTGCTGCTGTCCATCACCGGCACCGGCCTGTCGGCACCGCAGTGGCATCTGCAGGTGCCCGACCGGCTCGACACCTTCCTCTCGCAGTTCCTCGACGATCCGCGCTGGATCGCCATGCTGGCCGCGGTGCTCACCGTGTCGAGCCCGTGGCTGCCGACCCGGCCGCGCCGGTGGTGGTGGTTCCTGCTGCTGGCCTTCGCTCCCATCCACCTGGTGGTGAGCACCGTCGTTCCGGCGCGGGCGATGTTCGGCCTGGCCGTCGGCTGGCTGGTGGGCGCGCTGATCGTGTGGGTGGTCGGCACGCCCGCGCTGGAGGTGCCGCTCGAGGCCGCGGTACGGGTCCTGCGGCGCGAAGGCCACCGGGTCACCGGGTTCACCGTGCGCAGGCCCGCCGGGTCGGGCCCGTTGGTGCTGGCCGCGGCCGTGGACGGGCCGGAACGCGAACTCACCGTCGAGTTGTACGGCAAGAACCAGCGCAGTCACGGCGCGCTGCGGATGCTGTGGCGCTGGCTCACCTTCCGCAGCAGTGAGACCGCCGCCATGCACGGCTCGATGCACCGGGCCGTCGAGCACCGCGCGCTGATGGCCATCGCGGTGGGCGATCTCGGGCTGGCGGGTCAGCGCGTGGTGTCGGTGGCGGCGCTGGACCGCGGCTGGGTGCTCTACGCGCACACCGTCGCCGCGGGACAGCCGTTGGACACCGCCCTGGCCGAGATGTTGCCGACGGTGTGGCAGGCGCTGGACGCGCTGCACACCGGCCGTGTCGCGCACGGCGACCTGCGCCCCGACGACGTGCGCGTCGACGGCGACAAGGTGCTGTTCACCGGATTCGGCAACGCCGAGTTCGGCGCCACCGACACCCAGTTGCAGACCGATATCGCGCAACTGCTGGTCACCACGACCGCGATCCACGGCAAGGAGGCCGCCGTCGCCGCGGCCATCGCCACCCTCGGCGAGCAGACCGTGCTGACCGCGACCCGCAGGCTGACGAAATCGGCGATGCCTTCCGGAATCCGGGTGGCGCTGCCGGAATGGGGCAAGCGGGTGTCCGAGGCGCGCGAGGAGGTGCGCAAGCAGACCGGGCAGGACCGCATCGAGGCCGACCAGATCACCCGCTTCTCGCGCAACCAGATCATCCAGCTGGTGCTGCTCATCGGCCTGGTCTACGTGGCCTACCCGTTCATCAGCGCGGTGCCGACGTTCTTCACCCAGTTGCGCACGGCGAACTGGTGGTGGGCGCTGCTCGGCCTGGCGGTGTCCTCGCTGACCTATGTCGGCGCCGCGGCCGCGCTGTGGGCGTGCGCGTCGGGCCTGGTCCGGATGCGCGATCTGGTCATCATGCAGATCGCCAACACCTTCGCCGCCACCACCACCCCGGCCCGGGTGGGCGGGCTCGCGCTGAGCGTGCGGTTCCTGCAGAAGGGCGGGCTCGGTGCGGTGCGGGCCACCGCGGCGGTGGCACTGCAACAGGCGGTGCAGGTGATCACCCATGTGAGCCTGCTCGTGCTGTTCAGCATCGTGGCGGGCACCTCGGCGGACCTGTCGCACTTCGTGCCGGACCCCACCATCATCTACCTCGCGGCGGGCGTCGGTGTCGGCATCATCGGCACCTTCATGTTCGTGCCGAAGCTGCGCCGCTGGCTCAACAATTCGGTGCGGCCCCAATTACAGGAAGTCCTCGGCGAACTCGGCCAGCTGGCGCGCGATCCGAAACGCTTCGCCACCATCGTCGGCGGCTGCGCGGCGATCACGCTCGGCATGGCGGGGGCGCTGTGGGCCAGCGTCGAAGCGTTCGGCGGCGGAACGACATTCGTCACCGTCACCATCGTGACCATGATCGGCGGCACCCTGGCCTCGGCGGCGCCGACCCCCGGCGGTGTCGGCGCGGTCGAGGCGGCGCTCATCGGCGGCCTGGCCGCCTTCGGCCTGCCCGCCGACATCGCCGTGCCCGCCGTGCTGCTCTACCGGGTGCTGACCTGCTGGCTGCCCGTCTTCTGCGGCTGGCTGACGATGCGGTGGATGACCGCGAAGGACATGATCTAG
- a CDS encoding WXG100 family type VII secretion target has product MATDDQPLNVVPDAVTAVGRRAYDIAQQLKSGSIALDREVQALFDTWKGSAADAYREGWDDMQDGAMKAWDALTDLASRLGVSASTLRDQDTSNAAPISSLQLD; this is encoded by the coding sequence ATGGCGACAGACGACCAACCGCTGAACGTCGTTCCCGACGCGGTGACGGCGGTCGGCAGGCGTGCCTATGACATTGCGCAACAGCTGAAATCGGGATCGATAGCGTTGGACCGTGAGGTTCAGGCGTTGTTCGACACCTGGAAGGGGAGCGCTGCAGACGCCTATCGCGAGGGGTGGGATGACATGCAGGACGGCGCGATGAAGGCATGGGATGCGCTCACCGACCTGGCCTCGAGGCTCGGCGTCAGTGCGTCGACGCTGCGGGATCAGGACACCTCCAACGCGGCGCCGATCAGCTCGCTGCAGTTGGACTGA
- a CDS encoding WS/DGAT/MGAT family O-acyltransferase, translating to MDLIAPIDAVFLLAESREQPMHVGSLQLFEPPEGAGPDFAAQTHAALLSSGELHPTFRKHPANLLGAPSLLNWTRAAEVDLAYHVRRVALPTPGSHDQLLDLVAALHGALLDRHRPLWELHLIEGLRDGRIALYSKMHHALIDGVSAQRLIRRTLTEDPAAPPRVPWNLPRSPRSKPARPGGVLGAARQLTAAAGSVPAVARAAGTALLRQQSTLPFEAPRTLFNVPIGGARRAVVRSWPMERLNQVRKATGTTLNDVVLAMSAGALRAYLLDRAALPDRPLVAMVPLSLRDQDDDEPDGVKVGALLANLGTDVADPVQRLRVVAESMRRSKEVYRSLTPVQSMALSALMISPIAINLLPALIPFTTPPFNIVISNVPGPREPMFWNGARLDASYPLSIPLDGQAVNITLTSNAGNLDFGLVGCRRAVPDLHRLLDHLEDALAALEEAV from the coding sequence ATGGATCTCATCGCACCGATCGATGCCGTTTTCCTGCTGGCCGAATCCCGCGAGCAACCGATGCACGTGGGATCACTGCAATTGTTCGAACCGCCGGAGGGGGCGGGACCGGATTTCGCGGCACAGACGCACGCCGCACTGCTCTCGTCGGGGGAGCTGCATCCCACCTTCCGCAAGCACCCGGCGAACCTGCTGGGGGCGCCGAGCCTGCTGAACTGGACGCGTGCGGCCGAGGTGGATCTGGCGTACCACGTGCGACGCGTGGCCCTGCCGACGCCGGGCAGCCACGACCAGTTGCTCGACCTGGTCGCCGCGCTGCACGGCGCGTTGCTGGACCGGCACCGACCGCTGTGGGAGCTGCACCTGATCGAGGGGTTGCGGGACGGGCGGATCGCGCTGTATTCGAAGATGCACCACGCGCTGATCGACGGAGTGTCGGCCCAGCGGCTGATCCGGCGCACCCTGACCGAGGATCCGGCCGCGCCGCCGCGGGTGCCGTGGAATCTGCCGCGCTCGCCTCGGTCGAAGCCGGCGCGGCCGGGCGGAGTGCTCGGCGCGGCTCGGCAGTTGACCGCGGCGGCCGGTTCGGTGCCCGCGGTGGCGCGGGCGGCGGGCACGGCCTTGCTGCGCCAGCAGTCGACGCTGCCGTTCGAGGCGCCCCGCACGCTGTTCAACGTGCCGATCGGCGGGGCGCGGCGGGCGGTGGTGCGGTCGTGGCCGATGGAGCGGCTGAACCAGGTGCGCAAGGCGACCGGGACGACCCTCAACGACGTGGTGCTGGCGATGTCGGCGGGGGCGCTGCGCGCGTATCTGCTCGACCGTGCGGCGCTGCCGGATCGGCCGCTGGTGGCGATGGTGCCGCTGTCGCTGCGCGATCAGGACGACGACGAGCCGGACGGGGTGAAGGTGGGTGCGCTGCTGGCGAACCTGGGCACCGACGTGGCCGATCCGGTGCAGCGGCTGCGGGTGGTCGCGGAGTCGATGCGGCGCAGCAAGGAGGTGTATCGCTCGTTGACGCCGGTGCAGTCGATGGCGTTGTCGGCGCTGATGATCAGCCCGATCGCGATCAATCTGCTGCCCGCGCTGATCCCGTTCACCACGCCGCCGTTCAACATCGTCATCTCCAATGTGCCGGGGCCGCGGGAGCCGATGTTCTGGAACGGTGCGCGGCTGGATGCCAGCTACCCGCTGTCGATCCCGCTCGACGGCCAGGCGGTGAACATCACCCTCACCTCCAACGCCGGGAATCTGGACTTCGGGTTGGTGGGTTGCCGTCGGGCCGTGCCCGATCTGCACCGGTTGCTCGATCATCTGGAAGACGCCTTGGCGGCGCTGGAGGAGGCGGTCTGA
- a CDS encoding NAD(P)H-dependent flavin oxidoreductase, whose amino-acid sequence MRTEICDRLGIEFPIFAFTHCRDVAAAVSNAGGLGVLGAVGFTAEQLEVELAWLDEHVHGVYGVDLVIPSKYEGKGIEGLSPEELEAKLAEMVPQGHREFAEKILADHGVPPLPEGEHPNQLLGWTATTAGPQVEVILKHPKAKLVANALGTPPEDVVQQIKDSGRLIGALCGSVKHALKHKEAGLDFVVCQGTEGGGHCGEVSSMVLWPQVIDAVGDLPVLAAGGIGDGRQIAAAMAMGAAGAWTGSIWLTVEEANVPPAQMQSLIDASSHDTVRSRAWTGKPARMLRNDWTEAWERADTPDPLPMPLQMMVAIEGVKRGHRYPEAAKDVNFNPVGQVVGMMKKVERSADVMERLVNQYVEACERLNKLNS is encoded by the coding sequence ATGCGTACCGAAATCTGCGACCGGCTGGGGATCGAGTTCCCCATCTTCGCCTTCACCCATTGCCGCGACGTCGCGGCCGCGGTCAGCAATGCCGGTGGCCTCGGCGTGCTCGGCGCGGTCGGCTTCACCGCCGAACAGCTCGAGGTGGAGCTGGCCTGGCTCGACGAGCACGTCCACGGCGTCTACGGCGTCGACCTGGTGATTCCCTCGAAGTACGAGGGCAAGGGGATCGAGGGCCTGAGCCCGGAGGAACTCGAGGCCAAGCTGGCCGAGATGGTGCCGCAGGGCCACCGCGAGTTCGCCGAGAAGATCCTGGCCGATCACGGCGTGCCGCCGCTGCCCGAGGGCGAGCACCCGAACCAGCTGCTCGGCTGGACCGCGACCACCGCGGGCCCGCAGGTCGAGGTGATTTTGAAGCACCCCAAGGCCAAGCTGGTGGCCAACGCGCTCGGCACCCCGCCCGAGGACGTGGTGCAGCAGATCAAGGACTCCGGCCGGTTGATCGGCGCGCTGTGCGGGTCGGTCAAGCACGCGCTCAAGCACAAGGAAGCCGGGCTGGACTTCGTGGTCTGCCAGGGCACCGAGGGCGGCGGCCACTGCGGCGAGGTCTCCTCGATGGTGCTGTGGCCGCAGGTCATCGACGCGGTCGGGGACCTGCCGGTGCTCGCGGCGGGCGGTATCGGCGACGGCCGCCAGATCGCGGCGGCGATGGCGATGGGCGCGGCGGGCGCGTGGACCGGCTCGATCTGGCTGACGGTCGAGGAGGCCAATGTGCCGCCCGCCCAGATGCAGTCGCTGATCGACGCCTCCAGCCACGACACCGTCCGCTCGCGGGCCTGGACCGGTAAGCCCGCGCGGATGCTGCGCAACGACTGGACCGAGGCGTGGGAACGCGCCGACACCCCCGACCCGCTGCCGATGCCGCTGCAGATGATGGTCGCGATCGAGGGCGTCAAGCGCGGCCACCGCTACCCGGAGGCGGCCAAGGACGTCAACTTCAACCCGGTCGGCCAGGTGGTCGGCATGATGAAGAAGGTCGAGCGGTCCGCGGACGTGATGGAGCGGCTGGTCAACCAGTACGTGGAGGCGTGCGAGCGGCTGAACAAGCTCAACAGCTGA
- a CDS encoding cutinase family protein: protein MALREFFVRHRIAPAVVAPAVLGLAAVVAASWALTSPSSTVDTELKASVTECHDMVSISVAGRNDTPREGSTLMLVDANGNPLPAALSGDHNSEWLNPVVNAPADDVDPGSYAAVYIAYPANMATYEDAVNAGVANTQQVMREIAQACPDTRFAIVGYSEGADVVRRVAMGIGHDEAGADGTYAVVDPTQVVGVVILADAGRSAGDGPFPGAEDPFANPDGFDQQYQNGNTPVPGQGALPGTSGDFGALNGKIASFCSDGDLTCAAPQNISLLQLVVNVGRQLDVDRLEREGLTPATGGDVAAVLGQIAMAAFADIAAQPNWMASDETFLEVLLRVSDPEYKPGETPREPARADAIAAEEMSPLAYLPQKLFNEVIGLLVTNQNTIPVILSDPYNLTLGPNHSGHHFDYWDDADPSAGKPLTSAEYAAAWLTHLAKQAQAGVPLNTTTKPAPAELAAAYEEVEATVAATTTGAPSTAAPSTTAPSTTVPTTAAPTTTVAPTTTGAAPTTTGNSTAPTTNAPATTADPKTAAPTTTAAPVPTTDAAATQPSVPVAPTTTTPAPSGR, encoded by the coding sequence ATGGCTCTTCGCGAGTTCTTCGTTCGGCATCGGATCGCGCCTGCTGTCGTGGCGCCCGCGGTACTCGGCCTGGCGGCCGTGGTGGCCGCGTCGTGGGCGCTGACATCACCGTCGAGCACCGTCGACACCGAGCTCAAGGCGTCGGTGACGGAGTGTCACGACATGGTGTCGATCTCGGTGGCGGGGCGCAACGACACCCCGCGCGAGGGCTCGACGCTGATGCTCGTCGACGCCAACGGCAACCCGTTGCCGGCCGCGCTCTCCGGCGATCACAACAGCGAGTGGCTGAACCCGGTGGTGAACGCGCCCGCCGACGACGTCGATCCCGGCTCCTACGCGGCTGTCTATATCGCCTACCCGGCGAACATGGCCACCTACGAGGACGCGGTGAACGCGGGCGTGGCGAACACCCAGCAGGTGATGCGGGAGATCGCGCAGGCCTGCCCGGACACCCGCTTCGCGATCGTCGGCTACAGCGAGGGCGCCGATGTGGTGCGTCGCGTGGCGATGGGCATCGGTCACGACGAGGCGGGCGCCGACGGTACCTACGCGGTGGTCGATCCGACGCAGGTCGTCGGCGTGGTGATCCTGGCCGACGCGGGCCGCTCGGCCGGCGACGGACCGTTCCCCGGCGCCGAGGACCCGTTCGCCAACCCGGACGGTTTCGATCAGCAGTACCAGAACGGCAACACACCCGTGCCCGGCCAGGGGGCGCTGCCCGGCACCAGCGGCGACTTCGGCGCGCTGAACGGCAAGATCGCTTCGTTCTGCTCCGACGGTGACCTGACCTGTGCTGCGCCGCAGAACATTTCGCTGCTACAGCTGGTGGTGAACGTGGGCAGGCAGCTGGACGTGGACCGGCTCGAACGCGAGGGTCTCACCCCGGCGACCGGTGGTGATGTCGCCGCGGTGCTCGGGCAGATCGCGATGGCCGCCTTCGCCGACATCGCCGCGCAGCCGAACTGGATGGCCAGCGACGAGACCTTCCTCGAGGTGCTGCTGCGCGTGTCGGATCCGGAGTACAAGCCGGGCGAGACGCCGCGGGAGCCCGCGCGGGCGGATGCGATCGCGGCCGAGGAGATGTCGCCGCTGGCGTATCTGCCGCAGAAGCTGTTCAACGAGGTGATCGGGCTGCTGGTGACCAACCAGAACACGATCCCGGTGATCCTGAGCGACCCCTACAACCTCACCCTCGGCCCCAACCACTCCGGCCACCACTTCGACTACTGGGACGACGCCGACCCCTCCGCCGGCAAGCCGCTGACCTCCGCGGAATACGCCGCGGCGTGGCTCACCCACCTGGCCAAGCAGGCGCAGGCCGGGGTGCCGCTGAACACGACCACCAAGCCCGCGCCCGCCGAACTGGCCGCCGCGTACGAGGAGGTCGAGGCCACCGTCGCGGCGACGACCACCGGAGCACCGAGCACTGCCGCCCCGAGCACCACCGCCCCGAGCACGACTGTGCCAACCACCGCAGCGCCGACCACCACCGTCGCACCGACGACGACCGGCGCGGCCCCGACCACGACGGGCAACTCGACGGCACCGACGACGAACGCCCCGGCCACGACCGCCGACCCGAAGACCGCCGCGCCGACGACCACCGCGGCACCGGTGCCGACCACCGACGCCGCGGCGACCCAGCCGTCGGTCCCGGTAGCGCCGACGACCACCACCCCGGCACCCAGCGGCCGGTAG